In a single window of the Bacteroidota bacterium genome:
- a CDS encoding alpha/beta hydrolase has product MAFRIVQTLIPAPHGQLESVLFLPRDPERILIAMHPHPLHGGTLHNKVTYALADAGRETGHLSIRFNFRGVGKSTGEYGETFGEAEDLLAVLEWCQTEYGPLPVTLTGFSFGSRTLLNFLRNYAFKPEKLVFAGLPVTFFGLIPESFLLPAPALFIQGDQDEFVSPEAMKQFLTDSGWQSHQLTILPGCDHFFNRHIHTFKHQVCDFLTT; this is encoded by the coding sequence ATGGCATTCCGGATTGTTCAAACACTGATTCCTGCACCACATGGGCAACTGGAATCGGTTCTTTTTTTACCCCGTGATCCGGAACGGATTCTCATCGCCATGCATCCCCACCCGCTTCATGGCGGAACCCTGCATAACAAGGTCACCTATGCGCTTGCTGATGCCGGAAGAGAAACGGGCCATCTTTCCATCCGGTTTAATTTCAGAGGCGTCGGAAAGAGCACAGGAGAGTATGGAGAAACCTTTGGTGAGGCTGAGGATCTTCTGGCGGTGCTTGAATGGTGCCAGACAGAGTACGGCCCCCTTCCGGTAACCCTGACCGGCTTTTCCTTCGGATCCAGAACCCTGCTCAATTTTCTTCGGAACTATGCGTTCAAGCCTGAAAAGCTGGTTTTTGCAGGTCTCCCTGTTACATTTTTTGGCCTGATTCCCGAGTCGTTTCTGTTACCGGCTCCTGCCTTGTTCATACAGGGAGACCAGGATGAGTTTGTGTCACCAGAGGCCATGAAGCAGTTTCTTACTGACTCGGGTTGGCAGAGCCATCAGTTGACGATTCTGCCCGGGTGCGATCATTTCTTTAACCGTCACATTCATACCTTCAAACACCAGGTATGTGACTTTTTAACGACTTAA
- a CDS encoding DnaJ domain-containing protein: MAWIFGILGLIIFGPIGAILGFIIGLVISSKRNQQRSGSSFYTTGQPMMEPGNVFPYRVEVMIESLVALAMHVARADKRLYPREREIIRSFILSAQLGPEAAISAYIDETIDRYKTAPIDLNFHVRRIASFLRPESYQVIILLCVDVAQSDGQIDRDELDALRQICRSFGISESILDRFMHKKGYTTREALEILGLQEGASAEEIKKAYRKLALQYHPDRIPPTATEAERKTASDKFIDIQKAYDFLNEDRSA, from the coding sequence GTGGCCTGGATTTTTGGAATACTCGGCTTAATCATTTTCGGACCCATTGGTGCGATTCTCGGATTCATCATCGGGTTGGTCATTTCATCCAAACGAAATCAGCAACGATCGGGAAGCAGCTTTTACACAACCGGTCAGCCCATGATGGAACCCGGCAATGTGTTTCCATACCGGGTGGAAGTCATGATTGAAAGTCTCGTGGCTCTGGCCATGCATGTGGCACGGGCCGATAAAAGACTATATCCCCGCGAACGGGAAATAATCAGGTCTTTTATACTTTCCGCTCAACTCGGGCCGGAAGCGGCAATTTCGGCATACATCGATGAAACCATCGACCGGTATAAAACAGCTCCCATTGATCTGAATTTTCACGTCAGACGAATCGCCTCCTTCCTTCGTCCGGAAAGCTACCAGGTAATCATTCTTCTGTGTGTGGATGTGGCCCAGTCTGACGGACAAATAGACCGGGATGAACTGGACGCACTGCGCCAGATTTGCCGGTCCTTTGGTATTTCGGAATCGATTCTGGACCGGTTCATGCATAAAAAGGGCTATACAACCCGTGAAGCACTTGAGATTCTGGGACTTCAGGAAGGTGCTTCTGCTGAAGAGATCAAAAAGGCCTACCGGAAACTGGCGCTGCAATATCACCCGGACCGTATCCCACCAACAGCAACCGAAGCAGAGCGAAAGACAGCCAGTGACAAATTTATCGACATTCAGAAAGCCTATGATTTTCTGAATGAGGACCGGAGTGCGTGA
- a CDS encoding T9SS type A sorting domain-containing protein gives MKTWFLITGLIFLSSASSGQPTVVVNAVSSVTSTGATFTGAVSANGSPTINRVLLGLTPTSFFDSAGTIPGNQSTKITGQNISVTRTYPGTANNPPALTPNTTYYYAMGAKGDNGLYTRSGVQSFTTPALSAPDSFSAHPNTVNSTELTLMWKGQSEHVRVNGSTTTFPSTPTSATQVFSGNATSVSLSGLTDSTTYYYRIWGKAAASSTYTSGFMDVIVATPGNSGKTGISIPAGYTSRLVPGSNHLVFDITNNTGGAGSLRVEKTIGPVNGLVPESGQAPEGVIFLTSLANVLWTVTPQSLSGITYRLIIDVSQFSGLENPSRLVLLQRASPESSWEPVSNQSGVTVTTDSYNRLILSGLTSFGEFTLGFNEADYTVPVELSSFSGWVSGDQILLNWTTKSELNNYGWEVQKKNSDPSGTSGSGSQNSEEWKTVGFVAGNGTTNSPKSYSFQSPIMVTERSRSAVLKSLFRLKQLDLDGTVSYSQVLSIRNTPSGFQLLGNYPNPFNPATRIRFQLSTSSQVSLQVYDVTGRLVFSREDGALDAGVHSFEFNAAGLSSGLYYYRLQAGNQSAAGSMVVLK, from the coding sequence ATGAAAACATGGTTCCTCATCACCGGATTAATCTTTCTCTCTTCAGCCAGTTCTGGCCAGCCAACCGTGGTTGTGAATGCGGTTTCCTCTGTCACCAGTACAGGCGCCACTTTTACCGGTGCGGTCAGTGCAAATGGCTCGCCAACCATTAACCGTGTGCTTCTTGGTCTGACCCCTACCAGTTTTTTTGACTCGGCCGGTACCATTCCCGGCAACCAGTCTACCAAAATTACCGGTCAGAATATTAGCGTCACCCGTACCTACCCCGGTACGGCCAACAATCCACCGGCGTTAACGCCCAACACCACCTATTATTACGCCATGGGTGCGAAAGGCGATAATGGCCTGTACACCCGCTCCGGGGTTCAATCCTTCACCACTCCGGCGCTTTCAGCCCCAGACAGTTTTTCTGCCCATCCGAATACGGTAAATAGCACGGAACTCACGCTGATGTGGAAAGGGCAAAGTGAACATGTCCGCGTTAACGGTTCAACAACCACATTTCCTTCCACCCCCACCTCTGCCACTCAGGTTTTTTCTGGAAATGCCACCTCTGTCTCGCTCAGCGGACTCACAGATTCAACAACCTATTATTACCGCATCTGGGGCAAGGCGGCTGCCTCTTCCACCTACACATCTGGCTTTATGGACGTCATTGTTGCCACCCCGGGAAATTCCGGAAAAACAGGTATCTCCATTCCGGCCGGGTACACCTCCAGATTGGTTCCCGGATCTAATCATCTGGTTTTTGATATAACCAATAACACCGGCGGGGCGGGTTCTCTGCGGGTCGAAAAAACGATCGGACCTGTAAACGGACTGGTACCGGAAAGTGGACAGGCACCTGAAGGTGTCATTTTCCTGACGAGCCTGGCCAATGTGCTGTGGACGGTAACCCCGCAATCGCTCAGCGGAATAACCTACCGTCTCATTATCGATGTCAGTCAGTTTTCAGGACTGGAGAATCCTTCCCGGTTGGTTTTGCTTCAGCGTGCCTCACCGGAATCGTCCTGGGAGCCTGTCAGCAATCAGAGTGGTGTAACGGTAACCACCGATAGCTATAATCGCCTCATTCTGTCAGGTCTGACCAGCTTTGGAGAATTCACCCTTGGATTTAACGAAGCCGATTACACCGTGCCGGTTGAATTATCCTCCTTCTCAGGCTGGGTCTCCGGGGATCAGATTCTCCTAAACTGGACCACCAAGTCTGAACTGAACAATTACGGATGGGAAGTGCAAAAGAAGAATTCAGACCCCTCGGGAACTTCAGGGTCCGGAAGTCAGAATTCGGAAGAATGGAAAACGGTCGGATTTGTGGCTGGTAACGGAACGACCAATTCACCAAAATCGTATTCCTTCCAATCACCAATCATGGTCACTGAGCGGAGTCGAAGTGCCGTTCTCAAATCGCTCTTCCGTCTGAAGCAACTCGATCTGGATGGAACCGTGTCTTACAGTCAGGTTTTATCCATCAGAAATACTCCTTCCGGATTTCAATTGCTGGGCAATTATCCGAATCCGTTTAATCCTGCCACCAGGATCAGATTTCAGTTGTCAACGAGCAGTCAGGTCAGTTTGCAGGTGTACGATGTGACAGGAAGGTTGGTTTTCTCCCGCGAGGATGGTGCCTTGGATGCAGGTGTGCACTCTTTTGAATTCAATGCAGCCGGCCTTTCAAGCGGACTGTACTATTACCGGCTTCAGGCGGGCAACCAATCGGCAGCAGGGTCGATGGTAGTGTTGAAGTGA
- a CDS encoding VCBS repeat-containing protein, translated as MKKRLTLLLLVVTAAIQVLAQLPVIQDFRGTTAPGWTLGNNTTLTAASGVDSDGSGWLRLTRGNYSELGYAWLNQDFSASSGLVVEFDFVEWSSNFQGADGISLILYDAADGAFTPGTGGGDLGYFNAPGNVFLGVGISGTYPAGFTGSAHSVAVRSSKSSSMSSLAAGSLPSTPLGFGNASSRPTDGNPSNNRRIRVKWSVDDSLLIDLKAGENDFVRIISIGNLSSVLVMNPSAFRIALVGSNGGLTAFHEIRNLIIDSDVATKTSSATQVTETSARLNGYVYAITGPTTVQFSYGTQSGNLTESVAAVQSPLADSGYFAVHADLTELTPDTRYFYQVEATNDSGAFSGGEVALYTFPTEPDTQPSLLSTSPSSRSATIRWTPAEGTETIVLMNTSESLTDFPSDGLFYNASGSFENGPFIGNSKVVYSGPADSVVVTGLTDETTYTILLYSYQTGSFGKPNYLTVEPGTGTLTTEPLPFILATSDFSNGHQNSKLADMNNDGNLDIISFGDFLYVTMADGEGGFYEPFNTDISNGSNGLVALEVADFNNDGLTDIFFNGFNATGILLNGGEGPVLVESETFPTGYNPISAVLDFNRDGRTDILLSNSETPNFLLFINNGSGFETIELDIQGKQMGGIAVADFNMDGYQDFLFTGSQGDAYTGRQAALYLSESGQSFTASGISLPGVHFGDVKAADFNNDTWPDFIYSGSTGDGGRLLVVGVNDQAGGFTLHTRAFVEEEGPRKVSREQAPSTYELPDPMAAVGIGVADFNMDGFTDVMMSGTIGGDLQGQTAIWLNAGMDGFVKFTDMPFPDMYISRISTGDINLDGAPDVVVTGSAYMEEANGYYLFANDLAGSNSSPESPADLFSEVEGNRVSLSWGAATDDKSNSLQYAVRIGASLTGNEILSVVTDEVGHTGIPDYQNAGFSTNLDLFSLEPGKYYWQVQAIDAGFASSGFSAPDSFEVSQPLPIGPPTGLTLFMDGDTLVATWNPVEVDSLRYYHYYLGTKPGAWIQDGFTEERNPLDTQVRFTNLPAGMKYYVAVASVDTLNTEGPASFARSLFISPFQLIYSTSVTNNRESMVSADLTQDGLMDLIFTGDGAQIGGRQSGPVVGQTNAVETEGLNIVINTSEVPEADFFTSVPTGILNAEAVAAADFTGDTRPDILFVTNEGIGIFVIAGEGYGVYPVSENNYAMGYPDLVTGDFNNDLLLDFVVVSNNGSAIYYQTEPGSFSQSLLPFGAIDDGSISTADFDLDGDLDLLVTGYHSVGGGGGGGEAAISAIIPSDDEVTLLFENVGGETGWELVETDFPGVYRGNAEFADFNGDGYPDIVLNGAGGNSTRYLKVFRNNGDKTFTDLFVPANGLARGSVKTGDLNNDGLADFVYLGAYVSQNYYSMNLFLSNGDDTFTAVDSTIFNPVYDGELTLGDLDGDGDLDISVLGNFRGQSGGQPTVSADGGPVETPSRLDVLTGDYLAVYLNKYGHSVTRPAAPSDVLVTSNYDTLFVSFDMGADEETPAEGLTYNLRVRPVGWEGGYIEVFPAGSDSITGVSYLAANGLISGSRSWAFHSVPDGNYWVSVQAVDAGFQTSEFSEEILITVNQAVPVVLATFNVAVTQQTVTLNWTTRTETANAGFNIQRQIAGDDSWQSVGFVQGNGTTTDPRTYQFSDKPGNGSFRYRLEQVDLDGSVNYSSVLEVVINKPAVFALEQNYPNPFNPSTRINYSIATPGQVNLSLYDVLGRKVQELVNEQKPAGSHFFDLDARQLSSGVYFYRLESGSFSQIRKMTLVK; from the coding sequence ATGAAAAAACGGTTAACGCTTCTTCTTCTGGTCGTCACGGCTGCCATTCAGGTACTGGCCCAGTTGCCTGTGATTCAGGATTTCCGGGGTACCACAGCTCCAGGCTGGACATTGGGCAACAATACCACCCTTACCGCAGCCAGTGGTGTCGATAGCGATGGCAGCGGATGGCTTCGCCTGACACGGGGGAACTATTCAGAACTCGGATATGCCTGGTTGAATCAGGACTTCTCCGCCTCATCCGGCCTGGTCGTTGAATTTGATTTCGTCGAATGGTCTTCCAATTTCCAGGGAGCTGACGGAATCAGTCTGATTCTTTATGATGCCGCAGATGGCGCTTTCACCCCAGGCACCGGTGGTGGCGATCTCGGTTACTTTAATGCCCCCGGAAATGTCTTTCTGGGAGTCGGAATTTCTGGCACATACCCGGCTGGCTTTACCGGAAGTGCCCATTCAGTGGCGGTTCGATCTTCAAAATCTTCCTCGATGTCGTCACTGGCAGCCGGCAGTTTACCATCAACTCCTCTTGGATTCGGAAATGCAAGTTCCCGACCCACCGATGGAAATCCCTCGAATAACCGTCGTATACGAGTTAAATGGTCGGTAGATGATTCTCTGCTTATCGATCTTAAAGCAGGTGAGAATGACTTTGTTCGGATCATCAGTATTGGCAATTTATCATCCGTGCTGGTCATGAACCCATCCGCGTTCCGGATTGCTCTGGTTGGTTCCAACGGCGGACTCACGGCCTTTCATGAAATCCGCAACCTGATTATTGATTCCGATGTGGCCACCAAAACCAGTAGTGCCACACAGGTCACCGAAACCTCTGCAAGATTAAATGGGTATGTTTATGCAATCACCGGTCCGACCACGGTTCAGTTTTCATACGGAACCCAATCAGGAAATCTCACAGAATCGGTAGCTGCTGTTCAATCTCCTCTTGCAGATTCCGGGTATTTTGCTGTCCATGCCGATCTGACTGAATTGACACCCGATACCAGATATTTCTATCAGGTGGAAGCCACCAATGATTCGGGGGCTTTCAGCGGTGGTGAAGTGGCCCTTTATACTTTCCCCACTGAACCGGATACGCAACCATCGCTTTTATCGACCAGTCCATCCAGCAGGTCTGCCACCATCCGGTGGACTCCGGCAGAAGGGACCGAAACCATTGTTCTCATGAACACCAGTGAATCCTTAACAGATTTTCCATCAGATGGTCTGTTTTATAACGCATCGGGATCCTTCGAAAACGGACCCTTTATCGGAAATTCAAAGGTCGTTTATTCGGGTCCGGCTGATTCGGTCGTGGTAACCGGATTGACCGACGAGACCACTTATACAATTCTGCTGTACAGTTATCAGACGGGATCCTTCGGTAAACCCAATTACCTGACTGTTGAACCGGGAACAGGAACCCTGACCACCGAACCACTTCCCTTTATCCTGGCAACCAGTGATTTCAGTAACGGTCACCAGAACTCAAAACTGGCCGATATGAATAATGACGGCAACCTGGATATCATTTCCTTCGGGGATTTTCTGTATGTCACCATGGCAGATGGTGAGGGTGGTTTTTATGAGCCGTTTAACACTGATATCAGCAATGGATCCAATGGGTTAGTTGCCCTTGAAGTTGCCGATTTTAACAATGATGGTCTGACAGACATCTTTTTTAACGGATTCAATGCCACCGGGATTCTTCTGAATGGTGGAGAGGGTCCTGTTTTGGTTGAATCTGAGACTTTCCCAACCGGTTACAACCCGATCAGTGCGGTCCTTGATTTCAACCGTGATGGCCGGACGGATATTCTGCTTTCCAATTCAGAAACACCCAATTTCCTTCTTTTTATCAACAATGGTTCCGGCTTTGAAACCATCGAACTGGATATTCAGGGCAAGCAGATGGGAGGAATTGCTGTTGCGGACTTTAATATGGATGGATATCAGGATTTTCTGTTCACGGGTTCTCAGGGCGATGCCTACACAGGAAGGCAGGCAGCCCTTTACCTGAGTGAATCAGGACAATCATTTACTGCCTCAGGAATTTCTCTTCCCGGCGTGCATTTCGGCGATGTGAAAGCAGCCGATTTTAACAATGATACGTGGCCCGATTTCATTTACTCGGGATCTACAGGTGATGGTGGTCGTCTGCTGGTGGTAGGTGTGAATGATCAGGCAGGCGGATTTACTCTTCATACCCGGGCGTTTGTCGAAGAGGAAGGACCACGCAAGGTTTCCCGCGAACAGGCACCCAGCACCTATGAACTTCCGGACCCGATGGCGGCTGTGGGAATCGGAGTTGCCGATTTCAACATGGATGGTTTTACCGACGTAATGATGTCGGGCACCATCGGTGGCGACCTTCAGGGACAAACCGCTATCTGGCTGAATGCCGGTATGGATGGCTTTGTTAAGTTTACCGATATGCCATTCCCCGATATGTATATTTCACGCATCTCAACCGGAGATATCAATCTGGATGGTGCACCCGATGTGGTGGTAACCGGGTCGGCCTATATGGAAGAAGCCAACGGGTATTACCTGTTTGCCAACGATTTAGCCGGGTCTAACTCATCACCTGAATCGCCTGCAGATTTGTTCTCTGAAGTGGAAGGAAACCGTGTTTCACTTTCATGGGGTGCTGCCACTGATGATAAATCAAACAGCCTTCAATATGCCGTCCGGATTGGGGCAAGCCTGACTGGAAATGAAATCCTGTCTGTGGTGACCGATGAAGTGGGTCACACCGGCATCCCTGACTACCAGAACGCAGGATTTTCAACCAACCTCGACCTGTTCTCACTGGAACCTGGTAAGTATTACTGGCAGGTTCAGGCAATCGATGCCGGGTTTGCTTCTTCCGGTTTTTCAGCTCCCGATTCATTTGAAGTATCCCAACCACTTCCGATCGGTCCTCCCACCGGATTAACCTTGTTCATGGATGGCGATACGTTGGTTGCTACCTGGAATCCGGTTGAAGTTGATTCTCTCAGATACTACCACTACTATCTGGGAACGAAACCCGGCGCCTGGATTCAGGATGGATTCACCGAAGAAAGAAATCCGCTCGACACACAAGTCCGGTTCACAAACCTTCCGGCCGGAATGAAATATTATGTAGCCGTGGCCTCCGTTGATACCCTAAACACTGAAGGGCCGGCATCATTCGCCAGAAGCCTGTTCATTTCCCCCTTCCAACTCATCTATTCAACCAGTGTTACTAACAATCGGGAAAGCATGGTATCTGCCGATCTGACTCAGGACGGACTGATGGATCTGATTTTCACCGGCGATGGTGCTCAGATTGGCGGTCGTCAGTCTGGTCCGGTTGTTGGTCAAACCAATGCGGTGGAAACCGAGGGTCTGAACATCGTCATTAATACATCTGAGGTTCCGGAAGCGGATTTCTTCACATCGGTTCCCACCGGAATTCTAAATGCCGAAGCAGTTGCGGCAGCCGATTTTACTGGTGATACACGACCCGACATTCTTTTCGTTACAAACGAGGGAATCGGAATCTTCGTCATAGCCGGCGAGGGATACGGTGTGTATCCGGTTTCAGAGAATAATTATGCCATGGGTTACCCCGATCTGGTAACGGGAGATTTTAACAATGACCTGCTTCTGGATTTTGTTGTCGTTTCCAATAATGGATCTGCCATTTATTATCAGACAGAACCCGGCTCCTTCAGTCAATCCCTCCTGCCATTTGGTGCCATTGATGATGGCTCCATCTCAACCGCCGATTTTGATCTGGATGGCGATCTGGATCTTCTGGTTACCGGATATCATTCTGTTGGAGGAGGAGGCGGCGGTGGAGAAGCAGCTATCTCTGCGATCATCCCTTCCGACGATGAAGTGACCCTTCTTTTCGAAAACGTGGGTGGTGAAACCGGATGGGAACTGGTTGAAACAGACTTCCCTGGCGTGTATCGCGGCAATGCAGAATTCGCTGATTTTAACGGCGATGGTTATCCCGATATCGTCCTTAATGGTGCTGGCGGAAACTCAACCCGGTACCTGAAAGTGTTCCGCAACAACGGGGATAAAACGTTCACCGATCTTTTCGTTCCTGCAAACGGACTCGCACGCGGATCGGTCAAAACCGGTGATCTGAACAATGATGGACTGGCAGACTTCGTCTATCTCGGGGCGTACGTCTCTCAGAATTATTATTCCATGAATCTGTTCCTCAGCAACGGAGATGATACATTTACTGCTGTGGACTCCACCATCTTTAATCCGGTTTATGACGGAGAACTCACACTGGGTGATCTGGATGGAGACGGAGACCTGGATATTTCAGTATTGGGTAATTTCCGTGGACAATCTGGCGGGCAACCCACTGTTAGTGCAGATGGTGGACCTGTGGAGACTCCCTCCCGGCTCGATGTTCTGACCGGTGACTATCTGGCTGTTTACCTGAACAAATACGGCCACTCCGTTACCCGACCAGCCGCACCATCCGATGTACTGGTTACCTCGAACTATGATACCTTGTTTGTCAGTTTCGACATGGGAGCCGATGAGGAAACACCGGCAGAGGGTCTGACTTACAATCTCAGAGTCCGCCCGGTCGGGTGGGAAGGTGGCTATATTGAGGTGTTTCCAGCCGGTTCAGATAGTATCACGGGGGTCAGTTATTTGGCTGCCAACGGGTTGATATCAGGCAGCAGGTCGTGGGCGTTCCATTCGGTACCCGATGGAAACTACTGGGTCAGCGTTCAGGCTGTTGATGCCGGATTCCAGACATCCGAATTCAGCGAGGAAATCCTGATCACTGTGAATCAGGCTGTCCCTGTTGTGTTGGCCACCTTTAATGTGGCGGTCACACAACAAACCGTAACCCTTAACTGGACCACCAGGACAGAAACGGCCAATGCCGGGTTCAACATTCAGCGTCAGATTGCCGGCGATGATTCGTGGCAATCGGTGGGTTTCGTGCAAGGAAACGGAACCACCACCGACCCACGTACCTATCAGTTTTCCGATAAGCCCGGAAATGGCTCTTTCCGGTATCGACTCGAACAGGTCGATCTGGATGGATCGGTTAACTATTCTTCCGTACTGGAAGTCGTCATCAATAAACCGGCTGTCTTTGCATTGGAGCAAAACTATCCGAATCCGTTTAACCCTTCCACCCGGATTAACTATTCCATTGCAACCCCCGGACAGGTGAATCTGTCCCTGTACGATGTGTTGGGTCGGAAAGTCCAGGAATTGGTAAACGAACAAAAACCAGCCGGAAGCCATTTCTTCGATCTGGATGCAAGGCAACTCTCGAGCGGTGTTTATTTCTATCGTCTCGAATCGGGTTCCTTCAGTCAGATCAGAAAAATGACCCTGGTCAAATAA
- the pepE gene encoding dipeptidase PepE produces the protein MKLLLLSNSTNPDDSYLNHALPWISNFLSTGVKTIAFIPYAGVTIKPGEYLSKVKAATEPMGYQILHVPENETASSVIRKADAIAVGGGNTFRLLKTMQQWNLISTIREEVLNGKPYIGWSAGSNVAAPTIKTTNDMPVVQPDSFTAIGLVPFQINPHYLDAHPDHHMGETREQRLLEFLEENQSVTVIGLREGSALSVNQSQVTLLGSKTARLFRYSNPPAEISAGASWTF, from the coding sequence ATGAAACTGCTCCTGCTCTCTAATTCTACCAATCCGGATGATTCCTATCTGAACCATGCCCTTCCCTGGATCAGCAACTTTCTGAGCACCGGTGTTAAAACAATCGCCTTTATCCCTTATGCGGGAGTTACGATTAAACCCGGAGAATATCTCTCGAAGGTAAAAGCAGCCACAGAGCCAATGGGTTACCAGATTCTTCACGTCCCGGAAAATGAAACAGCCTCCTCGGTGATCCGGAAGGCAGATGCCATCGCTGTCGGGGGCGGCAACACCTTCCGGTTGCTGAAAACCATGCAGCAATGGAATCTGATCAGTACCATCCGCGAGGAAGTGCTGAACGGAAAACCCTACATCGGCTGGAGTGCAGGTTCAAACGTGGCGGCGCCCACCATTAAAACCACCAATGACATGCCTGTTGTTCAACCCGACTCCTTCACAGCCATCGGACTGGTTCCTTTCCAGATCAACCCACATTATCTCGATGCCCATCCCGATCACCACATGGGTGAAACCCGGGAACAACGATTGCTCGAATTTCTCGAAGAAAACCAATCGGTCACCGTTATCGGATTGCGTGAAGGCAGTGCTTTATCGGTTAATCAGTCTCAGGTGACCCTTCTCGGATCAAAAACCGCCCGACTATTCCGTTACTCAAACCCGCCTGCAGAGATATCAGCCGGGGCCAGCTGGACTTTCTGA
- a CDS encoding methylated-DNA--[protein]-cysteine S-methyltransferase, which produces MAVIHLAVIPSPLGPLVAEATDEALLRLTFIDQPPSVPRKEDHPVLQRVATELEAYFAGTLTVFSVPVSPAGTGFEQTIWSLLSRIPYGTTLSYKELSVQYGNLKAIRAVGKANGSNPIAILIPCHRVIGADGSLTGYAGGLERKRWLLDFEAKTFPGTQLNLEL; this is translated from the coding sequence ATGGCCGTTATTCACCTTGCTGTAATTCCTTCGCCCCTGGGTCCGCTGGTGGCAGAGGCAACCGATGAAGCCTTGCTCCGGCTGACGTTTATTGATCAGCCCCCCTCCGTCCCGCGGAAAGAAGACCACCCTGTACTGCAACGAGTCGCCACAGAACTGGAGGCCTATTTTGCTGGTACATTAACTGTTTTCTCTGTTCCGGTTTCCCCTGCCGGAACCGGATTTGAACAAACCATCTGGAGTTTGCTTTCCCGCATTCCCTACGGAACCACCTTGTCATATAAAGAGTTGTCCGTGCAATACGGAAACCTCAAAGCCATCCGGGCGGTTGGGAAAGCCAATGGTTCGAATCCCATTGCCATCCTGATTCCCTGTCACCGGGTTATCGGTGCTGATGGCAGTCTGACGGGTTATGCAGGCGGATTGGAACGAAAAAGATGGCTGCTGGATTTTGAGGCAAAAACATTCCCAGGCACTCAGCTGAATCTGGAACTCTGA
- a CDS encoding DUF1304 domain-containing protein — translation MKLILTILILLIALQHLAFLWLEMFAWTTTGKKVFRSLKPDLFEPTKVLAANQGLYNGFLAAGLIWSVLISDPVWSANVALFFLSCVFIAGLYGGWSASRRIFWIQGLPALITIGVLMMG, via the coding sequence ATGAAACTCATCTTAACCATTCTCATCCTCCTGATCGCCTTGCAACACCTGGCCTTTCTCTGGCTCGAAATGTTTGCATGGACCACCACCGGCAAAAAAGTCTTCCGGTCACTCAAACCCGACCTTTTTGAACCAACCAAAGTACTGGCCGCTAATCAGGGCTTGTATAACGGATTCCTCGCGGCCGGCCTGATCTGGTCTGTGCTCATTTCTGACCCCGTCTGGTCCGCGAATGTGGCCCTGTTTTTCCTCTCTTGTGTGTTCATAGCAGGTCTGTACGGCGGATGGTCTGCCAGCCGGCGGATTTTCTGGATACAGGGACTTCCGGCTCTGATCACCATCGGCGTGCTCATGATGGGCTGA
- a CDS encoding glyoxalase/bleomycin resistance/dioxygenase family protein produces the protein MKRLHIHIKTTAFDESVRFYSTLFSMEPAVLKSDYAKWMPNNPAINLAISKSGSENKLEHLGIQVETAGELTDLMETLEKAGSPDHEGETVCCYAKSTKSWITDPAGLTWEAFLTHGSSETYRTETSTCCK, from the coding sequence ATGAAACGTTTACATATCCACATTAAAACCACCGCATTCGATGAATCCGTCCGGTTTTATTCCACGTTGTTCAGCATGGAACCTGCCGTCCTGAAATCGGATTATGCCAAATGGATGCCAAACAACCCGGCTATCAATCTCGCCATTTCAAAATCGGGGTCTGAAAACAAATTGGAGCATCTGGGAATTCAGGTTGAAACTGCCGGTGAGCTGACGGACCTGATGGAAACACTTGAAAAGGCAGGATCTCCGGATCATGAAGGTGAAACCGTTTGCTGTTATGCAAAGAGCACCAAGTCATGGATCACCGATCCTGCAGGTCTCACCTGGGAAGCATTCCTGACCCATGGCTCATCGGAGACCTACCGGACAGAAACAAGTACCTGCTGCAAATAA